In the genome of Mycteria americana isolate JAX WOST 10 ecotype Jacksonville Zoo and Gardens chromosome 7, USCA_MyAme_1.0, whole genome shotgun sequence, one region contains:
- the RPL22L1 gene encoding ribosomal protein eL22-like, whose protein sequence is MAPQKDRKSKKSTWKFCLDLTHPVEDGIFDSGNFEQFLKEKVKVNGKTGNLGNTVHIERLKNKITVTSEKQFSKRYLKYLTKKYLKKNNLRDWLRVVASDKETYELRYFQISQDEEGSESEE, encoded by the exons ATGGCGCCG caAAAGGACAGAAAATCTAAAAAGTCAACCTGGAAGTTTTGCCTTGACTTGACCCATCCTGTGGAAGATGGAATTTTTGATTCTGGGAATTTT GAACAGTTCCTAAAGGAGAAGGTTAAGGTCAATGGAAAAACTGGAAACTTGGGCAACACCGTTCACATTGAACGTCTGAAGAACAAGATCACGGTGACGTCTGAGAAGCAGTTTTCCAAAAG GTACCTGAAATACCTCACAAAGAAGTACCTCAAGAAGAACAATCTGCGTGACTGGCTTCGTGTCGTTGCATCTGACAAGGAGACGTACGAACTACGTTACTTCCAAATCAGTCAAGATGAAGAAGGATCAGAGTCTGAGGAATAA